One window from the genome of Hydra vulgaris chromosome 02, alternate assembly HydraT2T_AEP encodes:
- the LOC100203929 gene encoding transient receptor potential cation channel subfamily A member 1 yields MKSSRVSPIFSVTLNQLNQPTQVDCKKDHKYQSGNENIIYENEVANFNSLQKYFSLKHTQPPIPLISVAFNEPCKKNLDKGIIPDINDETLIKFFSDHNKKDKDHKILVDHQYLNELLLSNININNTDRYGQSVMHEVARAWDTEVAQLLLKHGAAINQPDILGRTPLHVACSVNYSEMVYFLIKNGADIDSKTHGDEQKPIHFAAKNDAVDSLNVLLNFGAKIEDRDYKQRTALQLAAELDRSFAAKYLIENGADASVKDSSNMAAMVLLIKKMPNNALLALDQFHSIDRKSRTEHFNLNCLTLPINETSCFAKSPLEITVEMKQYEILLHPAMNELIKVKWAKFGKFSALKSIASNFALVILWTILMCTMPHKKSSMYTGKREYWGPIVELIAVNTLGINIVLEVKDFYKSLTRFKKYKKWRQKEIRKDLKYCHKKWPEERTYLKQEIRELKNSKLSYMKDYWNIFDWVTYFLMAFSISLHLIEMARQNKYSLTTKKYSASALMVCMWLRLLKFARPFKLLGVFVVMLGYIVNDALTILYLAMHIFIPYTALFYINFGMYNITDYSVGRLQLFYNIFQMALMGSYSYDEIANQDTVLAEILTATFIFFAVVIILNILIAMMSNTFQRVYDNAKANALMLRAAFIINEEINMSRSQLIQHYEWINAKCSPQTVYYNESKVYSRENKLFSQENDFIKTTNEINKKIDKMINTIEKLQFQIKNSMLESQSYVKPEAVETQLKSLKLINNKTDNEFQI; encoded by the exons ATGAAAAGTTCTCGAGTAAGTCCTATATTTTCCGTTACACTAAATCAACTTAATCAACCAACACAGGTTGATTGTAAAAAAGATCATAAATATCAATCTGGAAATGAGAACATAATTTACGAAAATGAAGTTGCAAATTTTAACTcgctacaaaaatatttttcgttAAAACACACCCAACCACCTATACCACTAATTTCGGTTGCATTTAATGAACcgtgcaaaaaaaatttagacaaagGTATTATACCAGATATAAATGATGAGACGTTGATAAAATTTTTCTCTGATCACAACAAAAAGGATAAAGACCACAAAATATTGGTTGACCATCAATATTTAAACGAACTACTATTAtctaacataaatataaataatacagaCCGATATGGACAGAGTGTGATGCATGAGGTGGCTAGAGCTTGGGATACCGAAGTAGcacaacttttattaaaacatg gaGCCGCAATCAATCAACCTGACATTCTGGGAAGAACACCTCTTCACGTAGCATGTTCAGTAAATTATTCAGAAATGGTATATTTTCTTATCAAAAATGGAGCAGACATTGATAGCAAAACCCATGGCGATGAGCAGAAGCCTATTCATTTTGCAGCAAAAAATGATGCAGTTGACTCATTAAATGTATTGCTAAACTTTGGAGCGAAAATTGAAGATCGTGATTATAAACAACGAACAGCTTTACAG ctAGCTGCAGAGCTTGATAGGTCATTTGcagcaaaatatttaattgaaaatggaGCAGATGCTAGTGTTAAAGATAGTAGCAACATGGCTGCGATGGTActccttattaaaaaaatgccaaacaat GCTTTACTTGCACTCGACCAATTCCACAGCATAGATCGAAAATCACGCACAGAGCACTTTAACTTAAATTGTCTTACTTTACCAATAAACGAGACATCTTGTTTTGCAAAGTCACCCTTAGAGATTACAGTGGAAATGAAACAGTACGAAATTTTATTACATCCGGCAATGAACGAACTAATCAAAGTTAAATGGGCAAAGTTTGGAAAGTTTAGTGCACTAAAAAGTATTGCTTCTAATTTTGCGCTTGTAATTCTTTGGACAATTCTAATGTGTACAATGccacataaaaaaagttcaatgtaTACAGGTAAACGAGAATATTGGGGGCCTATTGTCGAACTTATAGCAGTGAACACATTAGGAATAAACATTGTATTGGAAGTAAAAGATTTCTATAAATCTCTTACCaggtttaaaaagtataaaaaatggcGACAAAAAGAAATTcgtaaagatttaaaatattgtcataAGAAATGGCCAGAAGAACGTACTTACTTAAAACAAGAGATACGCGAACTCAAAAACTCCAAACTATCATATATGAAAGATTATTGGAACATTTTTGACTGGGTTACGTATTTTTTGATGGCATTCAGTATATCTTTACATTTAATTGAAATGGCGAGACAAAACAAGTATTCattgacaacaaaaaaatattcagcCTCAGCTCTAATGGTGTGCATGTGGCTTCGCCTTCTTAAATTTGCACGCCCATTCAAACTACTTGGTGTTTTTGTGGTAATGTTAGGATATATTGTAAATGACGCACTAACGATACTGTATCTAGCGATGCATATTTTCATTCCTTACACAgctctattttatataaattttggaaTGTACAATATTACAGATTACTCAGTTGGGAGGCTACAACTGttctataatatttttcaaatggcGCTAATGGGTAGTTATAGTTACGATGAAATTGCTAATCAAGATACAGTATTAGCAGAAATATTAACagctacttttattttttttgctgtagttATAATATTGAACATACTAATAGCTATGATGTCCAATACCTTTCAACGCGTGTATGATAATGCTAAAGCAAATGCTTTAATGCTACGAGCTGCATTTATAATAAACGAAGAAATTAATATGTCCCGAAGTCAGCTTATTCAACATTATGAGTGGATCAATGCAAAATGTTCGCCTCAAACTGTTTATTACAACGAATCGAAAGTTTATTCTCgcgaaaataaacttttttctcaagaaaatgatttcattaaaactacaaacgaaataaacaagaaaattgataaaatgataaacacaattgaaaaacttcaatttcAGATTAAGAACTCAATGCTGGAAAGTCAATCTTATGTAAAACCTGAAGCAGTTGAGACACAATTGAAAAGCCTGAAGTTGATAAATAATAAGACTGACAATGAGTTCCAAatatga